TAGAAAAACCATCATAACAACATTAACACAAACTTACTTTGCGACCGTAAAGAGTAATAGATCAAAACCAGAATATGATGCGTTAAGTTATAAGACGAGGGGGAATAAAAAAATGATCGACAGTAAGATAGACAGAAAAAACTTCAAGAATATTGAGTTGAATTATAATGGTGAATGCCGGTTAGAGAGCCTGGAAGTAGGAATTACTTCAAAATGCAATTTCCGTTGCGATTATTGTTGTGCTTACAAAGAAGAAGAGAATGTCATTCTTCCTGCGCAGACAATAATCAACATCATTAAGGATCTTCCTGACCTGAAAAGGGTAAAATTATCCGGCGGAGAAGTCCTGATCAAATTTGAAGAATGCCTTAAAGTGATCAAATTTTGTGCGGCTCATGGCATCCATATCCAGGTTAACTCAAATGGAAGCCTCCTGGATGAAGAAAAAATAAAAACCCTTCAGAATGCAGGACTTAATACCCTTCACTTCTCATTTAATTTCGTTAATGCAAAAAAATTTTCTAATTTTTACAAAGTAAAAGAAGAAGTGTTCTATAAAATCATCGATAATGTAAAAATGGCAGCCCAGAGTCCTCCCATGGACGTTATTGCTGAGACAATAATTTTCGGCGACACAGAAGATAACCTTATTGAAATACACAATCTTATCTACAATATGGGTGTTAGAAAGCAAGAAATGCAATGCGGAATACCCACCTCTGAATGGACCTCCAAGTCCATAACCCCTCCTGAAAAACTGGCACATGCCATTGACAGTCTCATAATAAATAAAAAACCGGAAATGCAACTGTACTTTAGTTGCTGGGGAACGCATATCAATAGTGATAGTGCTTTCTATCCCTTAATAAGCAATCATTTTGACAAAGAAGGGGTCTATTTCTGTAAATGTATCGACGGGAAAAGACAACTGCACCTCCATACCAATGGCGATATTTTAATTTGTGAATTAGGATATCCGGTGGTAATAGGAAATATTTTCTTAAATCCCTCCGCTCTAAAAACTATCTACGCTGATATTCCAAAAAAATTAACGGATTTCATCAAATCTCATAATTGCATAAAAGCGAATAAAGCTCGAATAGCAATTAATAAAGAAATTGCGGTAGCCTAGGGTTTTTCTGTATGGTCGGGTGTGGTTGTCTCTTTGTTTATAAGAACTACCCACCCGCTCCAGCCCTTTTATTGAGTTCATTAAAAAAAAATAGGAGAAACATTCTCTCAATCGGGAGTTATTCCTGCCGGTGTCACAATCGAGCAATTTTTAAGCCACCGCATTGTAACAATAAAGTAGTGGAAAGAAATATTAATGCTTACACTAGATAGAGGCAAAAATAAGTGATATGTGTTTAAAAAAAGACAGCATATAGTAACAATTATTGAATTTGCAAAAATAGTATGCTATATCTAAAATAACCTTGTTTAACCATTGGCTTTTGATCTTAGTTGTCGGATTGCCGACGTTAAAATCGTTTGGTTGATTGAGTAGTTTGATGAGAAGAGGAGGAATAAGGTCAATGAAATGGAAATGTTCTATTTGTGGTTATTTACATAGTGGAGATGATGTACCGGAAGCGTGCCCGAAATGTGGTGCCGCTAAAGAAAAAATCGGTAAGCTTGAACAGGCCCAATCAGATTTGGTGGAAAGGGCAGGATTCACTAATCAGCTCCATATGGACCTGGTGAATATGCTGGAAAACGTTGTCGAGTTAGCTGAAGATGGAATTGAAGATAACCTCGATCCAGGCTGTGTATCAATATTTATGAAGGCAAAAGATCAAGCGCTTATATTGAAACAATCGATAAAAGCTGAACTTGCAGCCCATGTCTCAAAGGGTAAGTGGGGCTAATTGTTACTTTATTGATTTGAAACACTTATGTGGTATAATACTTTAGTTAAATGTGATATTTGATAATCAAGGGGGTGCACAGGTTTCGACGGGAAGTGGCGAAGTAATAGTCGCGAGTCGAGGAGCTGCCCGGCCTCGTAAAAAGGCAGAAGAAAACAAACGCAAACAACTTTAAAAACGCGTTCACCGCAGCTCCGGCTGCACTTGTTGCTTAATTAAATAGGCAGCGCCGTCAGGTAGAATGTGCTGGTGGTTCTAACTGACGTCATTTAACCAGATCGTTTTCTGTTGACGTTTGTCCGGCAGAAAGTTAAACATAGACAGACTTTCTTAGTATTATCCTGTCCATAGGAGAATAATAAGAGAAATTAAAGTATGGACTACACTCGTAGTGGCTTTTATTGAGGACTTTTCGGACAGCGGTTCGATTCCGCTCACCTCCACCAATGATTACAAATATATCTTTTAAATAGAAAATGAATTCAAGAAAAAAACTAAATAAAAACCGCGCATTGCGCGGTTTTTATTTAGTTTTTTTCTTTTCTAGTATTAATCAGATGGTAATTGAGAATAACCTTGGGAAGCTATCTTGTATTTTTCTCGGTATTTTCATATCTACATTCCTTTACCAGGTTCTCGATATTAATGTTCTCGAAAATACTCCTGTTAATAATATAAGGCGGTGGCTCAAATCCGCCTGAACGGTCAATAGGTTTCACCCACTGGACAGGTATCGCATATATTATCGAAGTGTAAATCACTTTTTTGGTTGCTGGAATAACAAGGGAAATATAATTATGGGAGATACAACTCAATGAAACTGATAAGATCTTCTGTATTAACCGGCTTAACGAGTATTTCATTTGCATGGTTTTCAAGAAAAGTAAGGTTTTCTTTCTCAATAAATGCACTATAAACAAGTACCGGGGTTTCTTTGTATTCCGGAAGCTTTCTGATTTCTCTGAGTGCGGTGTATCCATCCATTCCTTCCATTTTTAGATCGAGGATGATAAGATCGATTTTCTCTTTATTAATGATATCAAGGCATATGAAACCATTTTCCGCTTCATATACTGCATGCCCTTCCTTTTGAAATGCAAAATTTAAGGCTGCTCTGATAAAATTGTCATCGTCCACTATTAGTATGTTTGACATATCCTTATTATGTCCAATACTGGCACAAATTGTCAATAAAATGACTCGTTTTTTTTTACAATAAGTGTTGATATAGCAGGAGAAAAAAAGATAATAGTTCTAATTTACCAGTGATGTGCTGAACCGGTTAATATTAGCATATATAACATCGAGAAATATGGGGCTAGTATTGATTAAAACCATTTTTTTCTTCGAAAATAAATGATCATCGATACCACAATAATAGCCATAAAAAAGAGTACAAAGTAATAACCCCATTTCCAATGGAGTTCCGGCATGTTTTCAAAGTTCATGCCATAGACGCCGGCAATGAACGTTAGCGGGATGAAGATTGTTGATATAATTGTGAGTACTTTCATAATTTCATTCATTTTATTGCTTATGCTGGAAAGATAGATATCAAGCATGTTTGATAGCATATCTCGAAAGGTTTCAATTGTGTCGATGATTTGGAATGAATGATCATATACATCCCTGAGATAGATCTTTGTCGATTGGCTGATTAAGGGAGATTCCAGTCTTTCAATTGAATTGCAAACTTCCCGGAGTGGCCATACCGACTTGCGCAGGAACATAATCTCTCTTTTTAAGGAGTATATGGACCTTAAGGTTTTTGCCTCCGGATTGGTTATTAATATCCTCTCAATATTTTCAATTTTGTCTCCCGACTCTTCAAGAACGAGAAAGTAATTATCAACAATTGTATCCAGTAAAGAATATACGAGATAATCAGCTCCCTTTTTTCTAATATGACTACCTATTTGTCTGATTCTGTCTTTTATGGGATCAAAGATATTACTGGAGCGCTCTTGAAAAGATATGACAAAATTAGAACCGAGAATGATACTGATTTGTTCTGATGATATTTCTTTATCCCGAACATCACAGTAGAAGGTTTTTAGAACAAGAAAAATATAGTCACCGTAATCTTCTATTTTCGGTCGTTGACCGGTGCTGGCAATATCTTCCAGCGTAAGAGGATGGAGTCCAAACTGTTTGCTAATTATTTCTATAATCTCTATTTGGCTGACCCCATCGATATTTATCCAATTGATTGCCGTGTCGTTTTTGTTGCTGAGGATTTTCTCGAATTTGTCTGTCTCTAATTCTTGAAGCTGATTTTCATCATATTGTATGAGCGTGATTTTGGTTTTGTCAGTTTTTTTCTCGCCTAAATGAATAGGAGTTCCTGGCGGGAGTCCAATTTTTTTTGATTTTTTTATGTAAAAACGATGCATGGTATTTACCTAAGATACTTCCCGGGCGCTAGTCCAAAGTTTTCGTTGCAACTGTTTTTATAGAGATTGGCATGCTGATATTGTTATCTTTAAAACAGGTGTTTAGCTTTTTTATAAACTCGTGCTTAATGAGATATTGATTGTCTAGTTCTTGTATTTGCACATTTATCCGTAGATTGATATTTGACTCTGCGAACGAATGATAATAGAGCACAGGCTCATAATCAGGAACGCCGCCAGGGACGTTTTGCATAACTTCTTTTGCAATGTCGAGCGTGATTTTTTCTACCAGTGTAAGATTGCTATCGAGGGTGACTCCAATCTCAATAATAACGATCATCTGTTTAATCGGTTGACAGTAATTGACGATTATTGACGACGCTATTTTTGAATTAGGTGCAATGATCATGTTCTCGGACAATGACTGTATGGTAGTATTTCGCCAGGTAATATCAGTGACATAGCCTTCTTCTCCGGTATTGAGCTTAATGTAATCTCCAGGTTTTACTTGCCGTGATGCAATAATTTGGATACCGGAAAATAAGTTGGAAAGCGTGTCTTGCAATGCCAGAGCAACAGCCAAACCACCAACCCCTAACGCAGTGAGGATTGGCGTAACTGAAATGCCGAGAAACTGTAAAATTATTAGCGTTCCCAGAATATAAATAATCAGTTTTATGAGGTTCATGAACAATGAAATGGAAGGGAACATGCCTTTCATTTTTGTGGTGTATAAGGTAAGAAATCCTTCAACGACTCTCGCGATAACAACTATCACGGAGAACATAAAGATAACGAGTAGTAATTTGCTGATCGTGCCTGCTACTGTTGTTTTAAGCGGGAGGAACAGTATGGAACCGTACAATCCTAACAAAAGGCTCCAAAGAACAATAAGCCTGCGGAATGAACTAAGCGTAATCGTTAGCGCTTCCCAGTTATGAAGGCTTGCTTTGTGATGAGCCTTGCTCATAATGGATTCGATAATTAAGCCGGTGATAAGGCCTGCAAGTATAAAGATAATAGGCATGACAAGTTCGGTAACGTTTTGTAAGTTAAATAATAGCATTGTTATTAACATCCTTTTACCAGTATTTACAAGACTTCAGTAATTGTTCCAGAGCTTTTGGGTATGCTAGAATGAGAAGTATTGGTTATTATATCTTGTACTGTACTTGATTCACAATATTTCCAGCAGAACCATAGTACATTTTAAACCTATTACCAAAAAAACACCATAAGCTTCTTGCTATTAGGCTCGCTGAGGCTAATCCTTTTCGCAATAGGCGTTGTTTTCGGGCTATCTGGTTTCTGCTGGCTATTCCTGAAACTAGCCGGTTCCGTGAAAAAGAAACGAAAGAGTTCACTGTTTTTAGGATTTTTTAAGCCGCTTAAAGATACTAATAGGAAAGGTTTTTTGGAGCAAAAAATGGAATAATCTGAAAAGAATTGCCTGGGCTAAAAATAATAATTAGCTAACAAGCAGTGAGGTTGCAAAATAGGTGATTGCTGCAAAGAAGGCAGCTGCTGGTATAGTTATTATCCATGCCCAAAGAATTTTTCGAGCTGTAATCCAACGGACACTTCTTGCATGCTGAACGCTGCCTACACCCATAATAGATCCGGCCATTACATGGGTTGTACTCACGGGTATTCCGAAGTGAGCGGTTACCATTAGCACGAATGCAGATGCAGTACCAGAGCAAAAACCTTCCATCTCTCGAATTTTAGTAATGCTGGTGCCCATGGTCTTAACGATACTCCAGCCTCCGAAGAAGGTACCTAAAGAAATTGCCACATAACAGCTTAAAACTACCCAGTTATCAATTTTGAACGTAGCATTATAATGAGCGGCAAACAGTGCAAGTGCAATAATTCCCATGGTTTTTTGCGCATCATTTGTCCCATGTCCGATACTGGAGAATACTGCTGCAACAAGTTGTAGCTTTTTGAATATTCCTTTTGATTTATATGGAGTTGATTTCCTGAATAGCCATATAATAAATGTTGTAAATATCATAGCGCCCAGCATACCTAACATAGGAGCTATGAATATAAAAAGAAAAATCTTTAGGACTCCGCTCGCTACGACTACCTTGGTACCAACAGCTGCGACTCCGGCACCAATAAGTCCTCCGATAAGAGCATGACTGCTCGATGTTGGGATACCAAAGATCCAGGTAATAATATTCCAGATAATAGCTCCGACAATTGTCGCTAAAATAAGAGGGAGTGTGACGAATTCGATGTTAACCACACCGTTTCCTATCATTTTTGCAACAGCTGTTCCAAAGGCAAAATATCCGACGAAATTAGCACAGCCTGCAAGTATCACGGCTTGCAAAGGAGTTAGCGTCCTCGTGACAACTATAGTGGCGATTGCATTCGCCGCATCATGAAATCCATTAACGAAATCGAACATTAAGGCAACTATTATTACAATAATAACGAGAGTAAGTGTACTAATCATTGACCTAACCCAACTTTACTTTGATTCCGCGAACTAGTTTTCCTACATAATCAACAGAATCAACAACCGATTCGAGATGCTCATATACTTCTTTAAACCTTATAACATCGATCGGATCATATTTTAGACTGAATAGTTCTGCTACACAAACATGAAATAGCTCATCAGCTTCATTCTCCAGCGTATGCATGCTTGCAACGGTCTGATCAATGTCATTTTTTGCTTCTAGCTGCAGCATCACGGTTTTCATGTGTTGCCCGATATTTACTATAACTTCTGAGAATTTGACGACGTTAGCTGGGACTTTAAGTATTTTATAGATTTCTATTTTTCTGGATATACTGTTAAGAATATCCATTGCTCTATCTATGTTAATTGCTAAAGTATGGATGTCTTCCCTGTCTAACGGGGTTATAAATGTATCATTAAGTTCGTCAATTATACGCATTTCTATGATGTCTCCACGATGTTCACACTCTTTTATCGCGGCTAATTTATTTTTGATTTCTTCCGGAGACAATGTGTCAATATGGCTTACTAATTCCCTAAATATCTCAGAACCTTCAATAAAACAATCTATCTGCTGTAGCATGTATTTAAAGAATTTAGTCTCTCTCGGTAGTAATAAATCAAAAATATTAAACCCCATGCTTAAGTCCTTCTTTCCATTATAATAAAGTTGACACTTTTATTTGGCATGAATATCTATAAAAATTGCAAGTTGTATCCATTAATTGTCTGCTCAATATATGTTTTGCCGATACGAAAATTATATGTTACCAAGGGATTATTGTCAATTTAATTAAACAGAAAGATATTATAAAAATCCAAAAATTAACTAAAAATTAACAGACATTTTATAATAGCTTAAGATTTTGTTCATATAATAAAGGTGAATTAACAGATGGTTTTATTTTATAAGAAAACAGTATATAGTTTTGATTAAGAAGGGTAGTTATAATTATCATGACAAAACGTATAGCAATCATTGATGATGAACCGGATATTTTAGAGTTAGTATCGCTTCATCTTAAAAAAGCCGGTTTTCGGACCAATGAATTTCAAGATGCTAATGGATTTTTTTTGCATTATAAAACAAACCAACCCCCGGACCTCCTTATCCTGGATCTTATGTTGCCGGATGCTGATGGCTTTGAGATATGCAAGGTCATAAGGGATGACGAAAAACTTTCTTCTCTCTCAGTTATTATGCTGACTGCACGAGGTGATGAGATCGATAAGGTAGTCGGACTGGAAGTTGGTGCGGATGATTATGTGACAAAACCTTTTTCTCCCAAAGAGTTGGTAGCCCGTGTGAAAGCAGTCCTTCGCAGACACGCGAAGCAGGATAGCCAGGAATCAAAGAAGATATATATAAAAGATGTCATGATTATAGATTTGGAGAAGTTCGAAGTTTCCGTCGAAGGTAATAAGGTTGATTTAACCACTACGGAGTTTAAAATACTGGAACTGCTGTGCTCTAAAAAAGGCTGGCTGTTTTCAAGAAACAAGATACTTGATCATATATGGGGAAGCGAGAAAGCTGTTCTTGATAGGACAGTTGATGTTCATGTTAAGAATCTCCGTGAAAAATTAGGAATGGCAGCCGTGTTTATCAAAAATGTTCGAGGGGTAGGATACAAACTGGAAGAATGAAGAAAACTATCTTATACAAAATATTTGGCAGCTATTGTCTTATTTTGCTGGCTGTATCTTTTTTTATACTTTTTTATTCCTTTGAAGAAATTAAAAGTTCCTACATAAAAACAATCACCACAAATCTTGTAAATATTGGGCAAACATTGACGCCTGAGTTAACCTTATTAATGTCTCAACACCGCAGCAATCAACAGTTGGAATCTTTTATCAGCATGTTAGCAAAACAGATAAATGTGCGACTTACGGTTATCGATCCTCAAGGTGTAGTTCTTGCTGATTCTGAAACCTCCTCTGTACTTATGGAAAATCACTCGAATAGACCGGAAATAGCAGAAGCGAAGTTGAAAGGGATTGGTACGTTTTTTAGGACGAGCACAACTGTTAAGCAAAATATGCTGTATGTGGCATTGCCGCTTAATGCTGGATCTCCCTCGTTAGGTTATTTACGATTGAGTTTGTTTGTTCAAGATATAGACAGAATAATCATGAAATTGACAAGTAATCTGGTAAAGGGCGGTATTGTTATTGTTGTGATTTCCCTCATTGTTGCCTTGATTATTTCGAAGCGATTCTTAAAGCCGATTAAGGAGTTGAGTGCTGCTACCTATCGAGTAGCTTCGGGAGATTTTTCGACCAGGATATTTTTTAAAAATAAAGATGAATACGAAGAACTTGCTACTAATTTTAATTACATGACAGAGCAATTGCAGATGCTTTTTTCTGAGCTTTCATTGCAAAAAGAAGAGCTTAACAGCATTATTTCTTCAATCCAGGAAGGACTTATTGTTCTGGATAAAAAAGGGAATATTGTGCTGGCAAATAATAGTTTCAAACGGTTTGTAAACAATCTCTATGTGGAAGGAAAGCATTATTCCGAAGTCTTACGGCAGGCAGTGTTCAACAATCTGATAAGAAAGGTAAAAGAGCAGAAGAAAAGCCTGATCGAGGAACTGGACCTGGGAGATAAGTCTTTCATCTGTAGTATAACTTATCCAAGTCATAGGGAAGATATGATTGCTGTTTTTCATGATATTACGGGTATGCGAAATATTGAGAAAATGAAAAAAGATTTTATCATAAACGTTTCTCATGAGCTGAGAACTCCGCTTACTTCCATAAAAGGATATATAGAAACATTGGAAGAATCCATCGACAACGGGAATCTTTTGTACGTCGAAATAATTAAGAAAAACACTGATAGATTGATTGCCATCGTTCAGGACCTTCTTACCTTGTCATCCCTTGAAGCGAAAGAAACTACCCTGGTAATGGAAAGAGTAGATATAAAACAGAAAATCGAAAATCTTCTCCCGATTTTTGAGCCGAAGCTTAAGGAAAAAGATCTTTCTCTTACCGTGTCTCTGGAAGATATGCTGCTAATCAACGCCGATCCGTTTAAGCTGGAACAAGTTTTTATTAATCTCGTCGACAATGCCATCAAATACACCGAGAGCGGGGGTATTATGATTACCCTCCGCAAGCAAATGGAACAAGCGGTTGTCGAGATACAGGATACGGGACTTGGCATCCCAGCGGAACACTTGGCCCGTATATTCGAGAGGTTCTACGTCGTCGATAAATCCCGTTCCAGAAAAGTCGGCGGGACGGGCTTGGGCCTCTCGATCGTCAAGCATATTGTCCTGTCTCATAACGGCAATCTTGAGGTCCGGAGTACACAAGGACAAGGTACTACGTTTTCCATATATTTTCCAATTTTTTAGTTTGTTAGGTCCAGATTCAGTTATTTGATCTACCTAATCCTTATTTCCCAATCTCCGAGGTTGCCATCGTAGTTGCCAATTAATTTATTCGAAGAGACTTTTAGGTGATAAAAATTTGATATCGGAATCAAATATATATCAACTTGGTTAAACCAGCAAATAGGTCTCCCTTTAGCCTGCTATTTGATGTAAACCACTCTGTATTTGTGTTCCCAGCACTTTGTAATGAAATATGAGGATTTCATTACAATGGGTAAAAATGGCTGTCAAGGAAACTATTAGTCGATATTTTATTGTGTGTATAAGGAAATAACAGAATAATTAATCATAATAAGTATATATTCAAGATAAAGTCTGTTTGATATAACCCCTTGACTATAAAATTTGGCTCAGGTATCATGATAAAAAAATACATAATAAGGAGATATGATGAAAAAGTTTATAATATTAGTAATAATGCTTTCTTGTATGAGTTCGACTGTATTTGGATTTGCAACGATAACAGCACCTCAAGGTGGTGATTCTATACAGTTTGATACTAACGTAAATGATGTAGATGTATATGTGAATGGAGTAATGGTAGGGAAAAAGGGCAACAACAGTTTTGTTTATAAAGCGGCAAGAGACGGTGTAGGAAAAGTAGTTACTTTTAAAAAGGAAGGATATAAAGACGCACAGGTGATATTAACGACGTCTTTTAATATGATGTTTTGGGGTAACTTTTTAGTTGGAGGGTCACTCGGTTCTTCGACTGATAGTATTTTTACTAAGAACAATATGCAATACTCACCAAGTCAGTATTATATTCAGCTAGATAAACAATAGGAATAGGTTAACGAAATGGGTATGAAGCAATTGTTTTTTTTTTAATAATATTTTTGCTTCTACCCATCTTTTCATACGCACACACGAAATTACCCGAAGATACTTCCAATAAAATAATATCGTTTACTTTATTTAATTATGACAACCTGATCGCTGATTGTTATGAGAAGGATAGTCCTTATATTAGTCAGCTAGCTAGCCTTCTAAGTGAAGCAACTGGTGTAACCGAGTCAACATACTATCGATTATTAAATAGCAAGGAGCAAAGTAGTGAGCCTGTTCCTGTTAAGTATATGTTATTACTTAATAGAAAAATGGCAGAAGCTAGCAACTATTATTTTGTTGATGAATAAAATCTATTTATTTTTATTA
The DNA window shown above is from Candidatus Margulisiibacteriota bacterium and carries:
- a CDS encoding mechanosensitive ion channel family protein, whose translation is MLITMLLFNLQNVTELVMPIIFILAGLITGLIIESIMSKAHHKASLHNWEALTITLSSFRRLIVLWSLLLGLYGSILFLPLKTTVAGTISKLLLVIFMFSVIVVIARVVEGFLTLYTTKMKGMFPSISLFMNLIKLIIYILGTLIILQFLGISVTPILTALGVGGLAVALALQDTLSNLFSGIQIIASRQVKPGDYIKLNTGEEGYVTDITWRNTTIQSLSENMIIAPNSKIASSIIVNYCQPIKQMIVIIEIGVTLDSNLTLVEKITLDIAKEVMQNVPGGVPDYEPVLYYHSFAESNINLRINVQIQELDNQYLIKHEFIKKLNTCFKDNNISMPISIKTVATKTLD
- the corA gene encoding magnesium and cobalt transport protein CorA, which codes for MHRFYIKKSKKIGLPPGTPIHLGEKKTDKTKITLIQYDENQLQELETDKFEKILSNKNDTAINWINIDGVSQIEIIEIISKQFGLHPLTLEDIASTGQRPKIEDYGDYIFLVLKTFYCDVRDKEISSEQISIILGSNFVISFQERSSNIFDPIKDRIRQIGSHIRKKGADYLVYSLLDTIVDNYFLVLEESGDKIENIERILITNPEAKTLRSIYSLKREIMFLRKSVWPLREVCNSIERLESPLISQSTKIYLRDVYDHSFQIIDTIETFRDMLSNMLDIYLSSISNKMNEIMKVLTIISTIFIPLTFIAGVYGMNFENMPELHWKWGYYFVLFFMAIIVVSMIIYFRRKKWF
- a CDS encoding rubredoxin; protein product: MKWKCSICGYLHSGDDVPEACPKCGAAKEKIGKLEQAQSDLVERAGFTNQLHMDLVNMLENVVELAEDGIEDNLDPGCVSIFMKAKDQALILKQSIKAELAAHVSKGKWG
- a CDS encoding inorganic phosphate transporter, which produces MISTLTLVIIVIIVALMFDFVNGFHDAANAIATIVVTRTLTPLQAVILAGCANFVGYFAFGTAVAKMIGNGVVNIEFVTLPLILATIVGAIIWNIITWIFGIPTSSSHALIGGLIGAGVAAVGTKVVVASGVLKIFLFIFIAPMLGMLGAMIFTTFIIWLFRKSTPYKSKGIFKKLQLVAAVFSSIGHGTNDAQKTMGIIALALFAAHYNATFKIDNWVVLSCYVAISLGTFFGGWSIVKTMGTSITKIREMEGFCSGTASAFVLMVTAHFGIPVSTTHVMAGSIMGVGSVQHARSVRWITARKILWAWIITIPAAAFFAAITYFATSLLVS
- a CDS encoding two-component system response regulator; this translates as MTKRIAIIDDEPDILELVSLHLKKAGFRTNEFQDANGFFLHYKTNQPPDLLILDLMLPDADGFEICKVIRDDEKLSSLSVIMLTARGDEIDKVVGLEVGADDYVTKPFSPKELVARVKAVLRRHAKQDSQESKKIYIKDVMIIDLEKFEVSVEGNKVDLTTTEFKILELLCSKKGWLFSRNKILDHIWGSEKAVLDRTVDVHVKNLREKLGMAAVFIKNVRGVGYKLEE
- a CDS encoding radical SAM protein gives rise to the protein MIDSKIDRKNFKNIELNYNGECRLESLEVGITSKCNFRCDYCCAYKEEENVILPAQTIINIIKDLPDLKRVKLSGGEVLIKFEECLKVIKFCAAHGIHIQVNSNGSLLDEEKIKTLQNAGLNTLHFSFNFVNAKKFSNFYKVKEEVFYKIIDNVKMAAQSPPMDVIAETIIFGDTEDNLIEIHNLIYNMGVRKQEMQCGIPTSEWTSKSITPPEKLAHAIDSLIINKKPEMQLYFSCWGTHINSDSAFYPLISNHFDKEGVYFCKCIDGKRQLHLHTNGDILICELGYPVVIGNIFLNPSALKTIYADIPKKLTDFIKSHNCIKANKARIAINKEIAVA
- a CDS encoding response regulator; amino-acid sequence: MTICASIGHNKDMSNILIVDDDNFIRAALNFAFQKEGHAVYEAENGFICLDIINKEKIDLIILDLKMEGMDGYTALREIRKLPEYKETPVLVYSAFIEKENLTFLENHANEILVKPVNTEDLISFIELYLP